One Pararhizobium sp. IMCC3301 DNA segment encodes these proteins:
- the denD gene encoding D-erythronate dehydrogenase translates to MKILIIGGAGMVGQKLASQIATSGLSNGLSSSPVSELILHDVVESAVPAAPFPVKTLVGNIADPRQATELAALRADLIFHLAAIVSGEAEQDFAKGWDINARGTWWLLEALRDEYEASGRSYVPRLVFTSSIAVFGGPFPDRIDDEFLTAPQTSYGAQKAMTELLINDYSRKGFIDGISIRLPTICVRPGKPNLAASSFFSSIIREPLNGREAILPVSDSVRHWHASPRSAIGFLIHAAQLDTALLGSRRALNMPGVSCTVAEQIEALRQVAGADAVALIRREPDAAIMKIVENWPRNFAPQRALDLGFTAETGFEEIIRIYIADDKPGR, encoded by the coding sequence TTGAAAATACTGATAATCGGCGGAGCCGGCATGGTCGGGCAGAAACTTGCCAGCCAGATTGCAACTTCCGGCCTGTCCAATGGCCTCTCCAGCAGTCCGGTCAGTGAGTTGATATTGCACGATGTCGTGGAATCTGCCGTGCCTGCAGCCCCCTTTCCCGTAAAAACGCTGGTCGGCAATATTGCTGATCCCCGGCAGGCCACTGAGCTGGCAGCTCTGCGCGCTGATCTGATCTTCCATCTGGCGGCCATCGTTTCCGGTGAAGCCGAGCAGGATTTCGCTAAGGGATGGGATATAAATGCCAGAGGCACCTGGTGGCTTCTGGAGGCGCTGCGCGACGAGTACGAAGCAAGTGGCCGCAGCTATGTGCCGCGTCTGGTGTTCACCTCGTCGATTGCGGTGTTTGGCGGTCCTTTTCCGGATCGAATCGATGATGAATTTTTGACAGCTCCACAAACTTCTTATGGTGCCCAGAAAGCCATGACCGAACTGTTGATCAATGATTACAGCCGGAAGGGCTTCATCGATGGGATTTCGATTCGTCTGCCGACCATTTGCGTGCGCCCGGGCAAGCCGAATCTGGCGGCGTCATCGTTTTTCTCAAGCATTATCCGCGAGCCTTTGAATGGCCGCGAAGCAATCCTTCCGGTGTCGGACAGCGTTCGTCACTGGCACGCTTCGCCGCGCTCTGCCATCGGCTTTCTGATCCATGCAGCCCAACTTGATACTGCATTGCTTGGCTCCCGGCGGGCTTTGAACATGCCGGGCGTGTCATGCACGGTTGCCGAGCAGATCGAAGCATTGCGCCAGGTCGCAGGCGCGGATGCCGTGGCTTTGATTCGGCGCGAGCCCGACGCAGCGATCATGAAGATTGTGGAAAACTGGCCGCGCAATTTTGCGCCGCAGCGGGCTTTGGATCTGGGGTTCACGGCCGAGACCGGTTTTGAAGAGATTATCAGGATTTACATCGCCGATGACAAGCCGGGCCGATAA
- a CDS encoding metal ABC transporter ATP-binding protein has protein sequence MPASQSPIVSLTNAGVFRDGRWLVRGIGFDIHRGEIVTLIGPNGSGKSTTAKMVLGLLKPTEGQATRLDGLRVGYVPQKLLIDWTLPLTVRRLMSLTCRLSAVDMAQALHSTGISHLADAEVRHLSGGEFQRAMLARAIARKPDLLVLDEPVQGVDFSGELALYDLISEIRDSLQCGILLISHDLHVVMAATDQVICLNGHVCCKGTPGSVVESPEYQKLFGGRAAAGLAVYQHQHDHTHLPDGRVRHSDGTVTGHCHPDDGHHQHATTGEGPDNAG, from the coding sequence GTGCCAGCTTCACAATCGCCCATAGTCTCTCTGACGAATGCCGGTGTTTTCCGTGATGGAAGATGGCTGGTGCGCGGCATCGGGTTTGACATTCACAGAGGCGAGATTGTCACACTGATCGGCCCCAACGGCTCCGGCAAGTCGACCACCGCCAAAATGGTTCTTGGCCTCTTGAAACCGACGGAGGGGCAGGCCACGCGGCTGGATGGTCTGCGCGTCGGTTATGTGCCGCAGAAACTCCTGATCGACTGGACACTGCCGCTGACGGTGCGCCGTCTGATGTCCCTGACATGCCGCCTCAGCGCTGTAGATATGGCACAGGCTTTGCACAGCACCGGGATTTCTCATTTGGCCGATGCGGAAGTCCGGCATTTGTCGGGCGGCGAATTTCAAAGGGCAATGCTGGCCCGTGCTATTGCCCGCAAACCGGATTTGCTGGTCCTCGACGAACCGGTTCAGGGCGTCGATTTTTCCGGTGAACTGGCGCTCTATGATCTCATCTCGGAAATCCGCGACAGCCTGCAATGCGGCATATTACTGATTTCACACGATCTGCATGTGGTGATGGCTGCAACCGATCAGGTGATCTGCCTCAACGGCCATGTCTGCTGCAAGGGCACGCCGGGCTCGGTCGTCGAAAGCCCGGAATATCAGAAACTGTTTGGCGGTCGCGCTGCAGCGGGACTGGCAGTGTACCAGCACCAACACGATCATACTCATCTGCCCGACGGGCGCGTCAGGCATTCTGACGGAACTGTAACCGGGCATTGTCATCCCGATGATGGTCACCATCAGCACGCCACGACAGGTGAGGGGCCCGACAATGCTGGATGA
- the gndA gene encoding NADP-dependent phosphogluconate dehydrogenase, giving the protein MTTSDSNSAEIGLIGLGTMGANLAMNIAEKGFRIAVFNRTLARKDEFYASAGELTDQIVPTDSLEQLVKAIKPPRAIILMVPAGDAVDQQIAALRPLLDKDDLIIDAGNANFHDTNRRAAEAEAAGVPFVGMGVSGGEEGARHGPSIMGGGPKPAWDRVAPILEAISAKYEGVPCATWMGEGGAGHFVKAVHNGIEYADMQMIAEVYGIMRDGFGMDAGRIGSVFEKWNKGTLKSYLIEISARVSNAKDTKTGAPILDVILDKAGQKGTGRWTVIEAQHLGAPITAIDAAVAARNLSSRLEERKAGEAIFGAAPQALSTEALSTDSLEMALIAGKIVCYAQGFQLLRTASENFGWSLPLPDVARVWREGCIIRSTMLNDMAEALTENADLNLMFAPYFSAKLSETEGSLRRVVSTAALNGLPLPALSNALSYFDMMRTSRSTANMIQGQRDFFGAHSFERLDSSGSHHGPWKQD; this is encoded by the coding sequence ATGACGACAAGTGATTCAAATAGTGCAGAAATCGGCCTTATCGGACTGGGTACAATGGGTGCCAATCTGGCCATGAATATTGCCGAAAAGGGCTTTCGCATTGCGGTTTTTAATCGCACCTTGGCGCGCAAAGACGAGTTCTATGCCAGTGCCGGCGAATTGACCGATCAGATTGTGCCGACAGATTCGCTGGAACAACTGGTGAAGGCGATCAAGCCGCCGCGGGCCATCATTCTCATGGTTCCTGCGGGCGACGCGGTCGACCAGCAGATTGCCGCTTTGCGGCCTTTGCTGGACAAAGACGATCTGATCATCGATGCGGGCAACGCCAATTTCCATGACACCAACCGGCGCGCAGCGGAAGCAGAGGCAGCCGGAGTGCCGTTTGTGGGGATGGGTGTTTCCGGCGGCGAAGAGGGTGCGCGCCACGGGCCATCAATAATGGGCGGAGGTCCAAAGCCGGCCTGGGATCGGGTCGCGCCGATCCTGGAAGCCATTTCGGCCAAATATGAAGGCGTTCCCTGCGCCACATGGATGGGTGAGGGCGGGGCCGGCCATTTCGTCAAGGCAGTGCACAATGGCATTGAATATGCCGACATGCAGATGATCGCCGAAGTCTATGGCATTATGCGGGATGGGTTCGGCATGGATGCGGGCCGCATTGGCAGTGTGTTCGAGAAATGGAACAAGGGCACGCTGAAATCGTATCTCATCGAAATATCGGCCCGGGTCTCCAATGCAAAAGATACCAAAACCGGCGCTCCAATTCTGGATGTCATTCTCGACAAGGCCGGACAGAAGGGCACCGGGCGCTGGACTGTCATCGAAGCCCAGCACCTTGGCGCGCCAATCACCGCCATTGATGCTGCGGTTGCGGCCCGAAATCTCTCATCACGCCTTGAAGAGCGCAAGGCAGGGGAAGCCATTTTTGGCGCAGCTCCGCAGGCCCTGAGCACTGAAGCACTGTCGACAGACTCGCTGGAAATGGCCTTGATTGCCGGAAAAATCGTGTGTTACGCGCAAGGCTTCCAGTTGTTGCGCACGGCATCCGAGAATTTCGGCTGGTCTCTGCCGTTACCCGATGTGGCACGGGTCTGGCGGGAGGGCTGCATCATCCGCTCCACAATGCTCAATGACATGGCAGAAGCACTGACTGAAAATGCCGATCTGAATTTGATGTTTGCCCCGTATTTCTCGGCAAAACTGTCGGAAACTGAGGGTAGCTTGCGCCGCGTGGTCTCCACCGCTGCCCTGAATGGTCTGCCGCTTCCCGCTTTGAGCAACGCATTGTCCTATTTCGATATGATGCGGACAAGCCGGTCCACTGCAAACATGATCCAGGGTCAGCGCGATTTCTTCGGCGCGCACTCGTTTGAACGACTGGATTCGTCCGGCAGCCATCACGGGCCCTGGAAACAGGATTGA
- a CDS encoding GntR family transcriptional regulator, with protein sequence MTRTENQVSASEIYDDVRKKLLLAWFQPGDKMKPEHLRKQYNCAASTMREVLFRLACDSFLSFQEQRGFRVAICTPSTLQDLTEMRILLETEGARLSMLNGDIEWEARLSAAHHKLAYIEHKMGTEQQTSLLVDVWCKAEWEFHETLMSACGSAVLREQHHTIYDRFRQHLLNQRKHYGFRKTNHLEHQEIVDAAMARDVELCRQCIIRHLEANFI encoded by the coding sequence ATGACCAGGACGGAAAATCAGGTAAGCGCGTCGGAAATCTACGATGATGTGCGCAAGAAATTGTTGCTGGCGTGGTTTCAGCCAGGTGACAAAATGAAGCCTGAGCACTTGCGGAAGCAGTACAATTGCGCCGCGAGCACAATGCGCGAGGTGTTGTTCCGTCTGGCCTGTGACAGCTTTCTGAGCTTCCAGGAACAGCGCGGCTTCCGGGTTGCCATCTGCACGCCAAGCACACTTCAGGATCTTACAGAGATGCGTATTCTGCTTGAAACTGAAGGTGCCAGATTATCAATGCTGAACGGTGATATCGAGTGGGAAGCGCGGTTAAGTGCCGCGCATCATAAACTGGCATATATTGAACACAAGATGGGTACGGAACAGCAGACCAGCCTGCTGGTCGACGTGTGGTGCAAGGCAGAGTGGGAATTTCACGAAACCCTGATGTCCGCCTGCGGGTCTGCCGTGCTGCGCGAACAGCATCACACGATCTATGACCGTTTCCGGCAACATTTGCTGAACCAGCGGAAGCATTACGGTTTTCGTAAAACCAATCATCTGGAGCATCAGGAGATTGTTGACGCTGCAATGGCCCGTGATGTGGAATTGTGCAGGCAATGCATCATCAGGCACCTGGAGGCAAATTTTATCTGA
- a CDS encoding metal ABC transporter permease: MLDDFFVRALIAGIGVALIAGPLGCFIVWRRLSYFGDTLAHAALLGVALAFLLEINVTAAVFVVSAAVALLLLLLQKRASLSSDSLLGLLSHSALAIGLVVIAILGTVRIDLLGLLFGDILSVSKTDIAIIYAGGLAVLLALTLIWRQLFAATVSPELAAAEGLRPDAANVVFMLLMAVVIAIAMKIVGVLLITALLIVPAATARRLSSGPEQMALWSAAIGAISVVGGLSGSLRWDTPSGPSIVVAALGLFILSLTSVFRLFAGRSGTGEGLRK, encoded by the coding sequence ATGCTGGATGATTTCTTTGTCCGTGCCCTGATCGCCGGGATCGGCGTGGCTCTGATTGCCGGGCCATTGGGCTGTTTCATTGTCTGGCGCCGTCTGTCGTATTTTGGTGACACGCTGGCCCATGCCGCTCTGCTTGGCGTGGCATTGGCATTTCTGCTGGAAATAAATGTTACCGCTGCGGTGTTCGTTGTGTCCGCTGCCGTTGCCCTGTTGCTGTTACTGCTGCAGAAAAGGGCATCTCTCTCATCAGATTCACTGCTTGGCCTGTTGTCGCATTCAGCCCTGGCGATCGGACTTGTCGTGATCGCCATTCTTGGCACCGTGCGTATCGATCTGCTGGGATTGCTGTTTGGCGATATTCTGTCGGTATCAAAGACGGATATCGCCATAATCTATGCTGGCGGCCTGGCGGTGCTGCTGGCACTGACATTGATCTGGCGGCAATTATTTGCCGCAACCGTCAGCCCCGAACTGGCAGCAGCCGAAGGTCTGAGGCCGGATGCTGCGAATGTGGTCTTCATGCTGCTGATGGCGGTTGTGATTGCGATAGCGATGAAGATTGTCGGGGTGTTGCTGATAACGGCCCTGCTGATCGTCCCGGCAGCAACGGCGCGCAGATTGTCTTCCGGGCCGGAACAGATGGCGCTGTGGTCAGCAGCTATCGGCGCAATTTCTGTAGTCGGCGGTCTGTCTGGCTCGCTGCGCTGGGATACGCCTTCCGGTCCCTCGATTGTGGTGGCAGCGCTTGGCCTTTTCATACTCAGTCTGACCTCGGTGTTTCGGTTGTTTGCCGGTCGGTCCGGCACAGGCGAGGGTTTGCGGAAATGA
- a CDS encoding Fur family transcriptional regulator: protein MKPIDQNEKPLTKNQALVFDALTGTEEPLSAYTILDRLRDDGLRAPLQIYRALDKLMDLGMVHRLESLNAFVACSHPACGAHETVAFAICDGCGQVDEVADDRLAAHLSAVAQHDGFTLKQSIVELRGLCRNCAARSSAPQ from the coding sequence ATGAAGCCGATTGACCAGAATGAAAAACCTCTGACGAAGAATCAGGCACTTGTGTTCGATGCTCTGACAGGAACAGAAGAGCCCCTCAGCGCCTATACAATTCTCGACCGGTTGCGCGATGACGGGTTGCGTGCGCCGCTCCAGATTTACCGCGCACTGGATAAATTGATGGATCTGGGGATGGTGCATCGGCTGGAATCGCTCAACGCTTTTGTCGCCTGCAGCCATCCGGCCTGCGGAGCGCATGAAACGGTCGCTTTTGCCATTTGTGACGGATGCGGCCAGGTTGATGAAGTGGCTGACGACCGTCTAGCAGCACATCTTTCGGCGGTCGCGCAGCATGACGGGTTTACCTTGAAACAATCGATCGTGGAATTGCGCGGCCTGTGCCGCAACTGTGCAGCCCGATCCTCGGCGCCGCAATGA